GCAAGAGAACCGGACCCATGGTCCTGTCCGGGCTGATCCTGGCGGCTTGTCTGGTCGTGGTCTGCGGCCTGTCCCTGGTTTTCGGATCCCGTTCCGTCAGCCTTTCCGACATCCTCAATGCCCTGTCCGCCTCCTCGGATGACATCGCGGTCTCGGCCATCCGCCTGAGAATTCCCCGCACCGTCCTCGGTATCCTGGTCGGTGCCGGGCTCGGGGTGGCCGGGACCCTGATGCAGGGCATATCACGCAACCCACTGGCGGACCCGTCGATTCTGGGTTTCAATACGGGGGCGGCCCTGGCGATCGTCTGCTCCATGGCCTTCTTCTCCCTATCGACGCCAGCCCAGTATGTCTGGGTGGGATTGCTGGGCAGCGCGATGACCGCACTGGTCGTCTGGGCTATAGGATCCCTGGGTCCATCCGGCCCATCGCCCCTGCGGCTGACCCTGGCCGGTGTCGTGATCAGTTCTGTACTGGGGTCCCTTACCTCCGCCATCCTTCTGCCGCGCGTCAACGTCATCAGCTCATATCGCTTCTGGCAAGTGGGCGGAATCTCGGGCGCCCGGTTCGACCTCATGATGCCGGTCCTGCCTCTTCTTGCTCTTGGGCTGCTGCTCGCCTTCTGCCTGACGCCCGGAATCAACGCCTTGACCCTGGGGAACCAGATGGCCGAGGGGCTGGGCATGCACGTCGGACGTGTCCGCAGCATGGCCTGGCTTGCGGCGATACTCCTCTGCGCCTCATGCACGGCACTAGCAGGTCCGATCGGCTTCGTCGGGCTGGTGGTTCCCCATGTGGCACGACTGCTCATAGGACCCGACTACAGGCGAATCATGGCCCTGAGCATCCTCATCGGCCCCCTTCTGGAGGTTGGTGCCGACGTGGTGGGCAGGATAATCACCCGTCCATCCGATGTGGAAGTCGGCATCGTCACAGCGCTGATCGGAGCTCCCGTATTCGTGATTCTGGCCGGACGCAGAAGAACCGCGGAGGTATAGGCATGGATGCTTGTCTCCTTTATGATTCGGCTAAATCCGACACGATGACCAAACTGCAGCGGATACGACGGGCCCATGCCATTCGTTCGCTGACAGTTACCGTCCTACTTGTGATACTCCTGGTCGCTCTCGCACTGGCCGATCTGGCCCTAGGACATCGCGCCTACTCCATGAGCGACCTGCTTGGAGTGGTTTGGGGGCAGTCAGACGAAGGCACCAGGTTCGTGATTCTCCAACTGCGCATGCCCCGGACACTGATTGGTTGTGTCGCCGGCATCGCATTCGGCATGGCCGGAATTGGTTTCCAGCATCTCCTGCGCAACATGATGGCCAGCCCGGACATCATCGGCATTACTGCCGGAGCCAACACTGCTGCCATCTTCGGCATTGTCGTATTGGGTCTGTCGGGCATGCCTCTGGCCTGCCTGGCGGTCATGGGTGGTCTCCTGACAGCCCTCCTGGTCATGGCCCTGGCCTGGCGCGGTTCGTTTGACCCGACCCGGCTGATACTGATCGGAATAGGAGTAGCCGCAGGGTTCAACGCACTGGGCTCCTGGCTGATGATTCGTAGCGACCAATGGAACATCCAGGCTGCGACCAGATGGCTGACGGGCAGCCTGGCCGATGCCCAGTGGACCGATCTGCCGATACTGGCAACAACAACACTGCTCGGCGCCACGCTCTTGTTGGCACTCGACAGGAATGTCAGCACCCTACAGCTGGGACCGGAGATGGCCGCAGGACTGGGCGTCAGGGTAAGCCGTGTTCAGTTTCAGGTGATTATCGTAGGCGTGCTGCTCCTGGCTGTCGCAACGGCGACCACCGGTCCCATCTCCTTCGTTTCGTTCCTCTCCGGCCCCATCGCCACGGTCCTGGTCGGCCAGGGGTCGTCGGCGCTTATCCAATCAGGTTTGGTGGGAGGTTGCCTGGTTCTGGGGTCCGACATCGTCGCCCAGCATCTGCCCTCGGCCCAGGTGCCGGTCGGCATCATCACCAGCATTGTGGGCGGACCCGTCCTCATCGCGATCATGGTCCTCATGACCCGCAGACAGGAGCTCTGAATATCATGACGTCACCCCCGTCAGTCGACTCCTGGAGCAGCGCACACAGGCTGTCCGCCTCGCACCTGCGCCTCACCTATGGCGGGCATACGGTCATCGAGGATCTGAGTCTGGATATACCCCCACACACGATGGGGTCCATCATCGGACCCAACGGGTGCGGAAAATCAACCTTCCTCAAAGCCCTGGCCAGGATTTTGAAACCGGCCTCGGGGACCGTCATGCTGGACGGAGAACCCATCACCAGCATGCCCACCCGCAAGGTTGCGACGATTCTGGGGCTGCTGCCGCAGAACCCGTCAGCCCCCGCCGGCATCACCATCGCCGACCTGGTCGCTCGCGGCCGATACCCTCACCACCGCTTCGTCGAACGGTGGACCACCAAGGATGAAAAAGCGGTGGAGCGGGCTCTCTCCCTGACCGGACTGACCAACATTGCGGGGTGTCCAATCGACCGCCTGTCCGGAGGCCAGCGCCAGCGCGCCTGGATCGCCCTGACCCTGGCCCAGGAGACCGACATACTCCTGCTCGACGAGCCGACCACTTACCTGGACATCGCCTACCAACTGGAGGTCCTTGACCTGCTGGGCACCCTGAACAGGCAGGAGGGCGTGACGGTGGTCATGGTTCTCCACGACCTGAACATGGCCGCCAGATACTCGGATTGGATCCTGGCCATCAAGGATGGCCGGATGGCCGCCCTGGGCGCTCCCGACGAGGTCATGACCGAGAACCTGGTCAGAGAGGTATTCGACATCGCATCCACCGTGGCGAAGGACGAATCCACCGGCGCCCCGATGATGACCCCGGCGCCCCTCCATAGCCTTGAAGCCCACTCTGGCGGGGCTCGTAATGTACACGTACACTGGGATGACTCGGCAGGACGACACCAGACAATCCGATGATGTAAAACCTCTCGTCCCGCCCTCCACATCACTTACCCCGACATCCCGAACCGCGAAGTCTCAAGCCACAAAGTCACAAACTGTCACAACCTGAACGACGACAACCCGACACCAAAATCGACCTATAAACCTCAACCGAAAGAGAGCCAGCCGTGGAACGCCAAGCCAACAATCATCCTGTACCCTTGATCCCCTTCCGTGTCTCCGTAGCCAGAGCAGAAACGCTCTCGCCCCATTTCAAGCGAATCGTCTTCCAGGGACCGGATCTGAAAATTTTTGCAGACGCCGGGTACGATGAGCGAATCAAAATCCTTTTACCTCTTCCCGACGGATCCGTGCCGCCCCCTTCCTTCTTTGAGGCGACCCCTGAGGATCCGCTCGCCTGGTACCAAAAGTGGAGGACCCTGCCCGCAGAGAGTCGCAATCCCATGCGCACCTATACGGTTCGCAAGGTCAGGCCCGAGAGCGAGCAAATAGATGTGGACTTCGTCATCCACGATCATGCCGGACCTGCTGGAGCCTTTGCAGAGGCTGCAAAACCTGGCGACCAAGCCATCATCATCGGCCCCAATGCACTGGCCGGAGGACCTGTCGCGGGGATGGACTTTCACCCGGGCCAATCCAGACATCTTCTCCTGGTGGGCGATGAGACAGCGGTACCAGCCATCGCCGCCATAATGGACAGTCTGATCCGCGACCACTGGCAGGGCGACGGGGTGGCAGTAATCGAAGTCCCGACCGAAGAGGATCGTCTTCCACTGCCCGAACTCGAAGGAATCCGCATAATTTGGACGACCTGCGACGAATCCGGTCATGGACATGCCCTTATCGAAGCCATGCGCAACCTCTTGGAGGACCTGCCGATCCATTCGCCTACGGCCGTAGCCGATGAATCCTCCAAGGAATTCACAGAGGTCGATATCGACAAAGAGCTGCTCTGGGAGACTGCCAATGCCACCCAAGCAGATGCTTCCATTCATGCCGACGAGCTGTACGCCTGGATCGCCGGAGAGGCGGCCACTGTCCGCGAGCTGAGGCGCATGTTGGTCAGAGACCGAGGGATGGACCGGAGCAACGTCTCTTTCATGGGATATTGGCGCCAGGGCCGCAGTGAGATGTCCTGACCCTCCGACCGAGTGAGCGGGCGACCTGCCATGTGCGGACAACCCACTCCAGTCTTTCTTGACCTACGAATCAGAGAGTGATCACACGAACCCTTCTGACTATGTGAATATCAGACCATGGGTTGCCGAGTTGAACCTCGCCACAGCATCTTGCAGGACAGATGAAGAGAAACCACAGTCCTGCTTGCTACACGGCAGATTATACGGAAAGGAACCCGGCCCGGCCTGATGAGTCAGTCCCCGTCTGATGAACCGCAGTACTCCCGGAAGAAATTGGCGATCACCTGGTGACCATACTGGCTGCCAATGCTCTCGGGGTGGAACTGGACGCCCTCCATGAGCAACCGGTCACGCCTCAGACCCATAACATAGCCATCCAAAAGCGAGCGCGCGCTGATCTCCAGGTCGGCGACCTGACTGACCGAGGTCTCATCGACAACCAGAGAATGGTATCTGGTCACGTCGAAAGTATCAGGCAGGCCCTTGAAGCAGCCCTTCCCGTCGTTCCTTATCCCGCTCACCTTGCCGTGCTGACGACTGGAGGCCCTGACCACCCGGGCTCCGGCATGTACCGCGATGGCCTGCATGCCCAGGCAGATGCCGAAGACCGGCTTCCACCCTGCCACCTGGTCCAAGAGCCCCAGGTAGCCGCATTCCTCCGGGCGCCCCGGCCCAGGGCCCAGAATGACCGCGTCGAAGACCAGCGGGTCCACCTGCGTAAGGCGGTTCACCCGGACAATGGTCGTGTCGACGCCCAGCAGGTCCACGTAGTTCTTGACCACATAGACGAAACTGTCAAAAGCATCAACCAGCAAGACTTTCATGGGCCAGCTCCTTTCCGGTGATGGCCAGGTAGGCCGAACTCATCTTCTTCATGGTCTCCTGCCACTCGCTCTCAGGCTGGGAGTCCTCGACGATCCCGGCCGAGGCACGCAGGTGATAGCTGCCGGAATGGTAGGAGGCCGTCCGTATGCACAGTGCGTTCAGAACCAGACCGTCGAATCCGAGGAAGCCCACCGCTCCGGCATACACCCCGCGCGAACTGACCTCGGTCTCCTCAATGATTTCCACGGCACGCACCTTGGGGGTTCCTGTCATGGTACCGGCGGGGAAGGCGGCCGAGAAGACGTCGTACTTGTCCAGACCAGGCCGGATCCGGCCGATCACATCCGAGACCATGTGAATGACGTGGGAATAGACCTCGGTAGTCATCAGCCGGTCCACCTCCAAGGATTCGGGTGTGCAGCACCTGGCTACATCGTTGCGACCCAAATCCACCAGCATCAGGTGCTCGGCCCGCTCCTTGGGGTCGCCGGTCAGCTGCCTGATGGCCGACTGGCGGGCCTCCTCATCTCCGGGATTGCCGACCGTCCCGGCGATGGGCCGCAGGGTTATGTCACCACCCGGGGTCAGCCCAATAAAGAGCTCAGGGCTGGCTCCGATGACATGCACCCCTTGGGGGGTCACGAAATAGTACATGTAGGGGGACGGATCCTGCAGACGCAGTCGCTGATAGACCTGGAAGGGCGGAATGCGGGAATCCACCTCGATCTCATGCCCGAGCTGGAGCTGATAGACATCACCCTGGGCTATGTGCTCCTTGCCCTTGGCAAACCACTGATAGAAACGATCCCGATCGATTGTGTCATGGGCCACGTATGGATAGTCCGGCCCAATGCCACCCTGAATGCCGGTACGGATAGCATCCGACTCAGAAGTTTGCCCCGGCGTTGCGTCAGATTGGAGCAGCTCCAGCAAATCTCCTAACAGCGCAGATCCATGCCTGGTCTCCCCGCTTTCGGTTGCCATATTCTGGATCTGCGGACCAGGCTGTGCAGAAGATCCGCACTCTCGCAAATTTTCCCCGCCCCCTGGAATGCCACACTC
The window above is part of the Bifidobacterium asteroides DSM 20089 genome. Proteins encoded here:
- a CDS encoding siderophore-interacting protein, coding for MERQANNHPVPLIPFRVSVARAETLSPHFKRIVFQGPDLKIFADAGYDERIKILLPLPDGSVPPPSFFEATPEDPLAWYQKWRTLPAESRNPMRTYTVRKVRPESEQIDVDFVIHDHAGPAGAFAEAAKPGDQAIIIGPNALAGGPVAGMDFHPGQSRHLLLVGDETAVPAIAAIMDSLIRDHWQGDGVAVIEVPTEEDRLPLPELEGIRIIWTTCDESGHGHALIEAMRNLLEDLPIHSPTAVADESSKEFTEVDIDKELLWETANATQADASIHADELYAWIAGEAATVRELRRMLVRDRGMDRSNVSFMGYWRQGRSEMS
- a CDS encoding FecCD family ABC transporter permease; translation: MRSEMTPRPDTRQAVMHRKRTGPMVLSGLILAACLVVVCGLSLVFGSRSVSLSDILNALSASSDDIAVSAIRLRIPRTVLGILVGAGLGVAGTLMQGISRNPLADPSILGFNTGAALAIVCSMAFFSLSTPAQYVWVGLLGSAMTALVVWAIGSLGPSGPSPLRLTLAGVVISSVLGSLTSAILLPRVNVISSYRFWQVGGISGARFDLMMPVLPLLALGLLLAFCLTPGINALTLGNQMAEGLGMHVGRVRSMAWLAAILLCASCTALAGPIGFVGLVVPHVARLLIGPDYRRIMALSILIGPLLEVGADVVGRIITRPSDVEVGIVTALIGAPVFVILAGRRRTAEV
- a CDS encoding anthranilate synthase component I family protein, yielding MTINVTMESRRFSSDLDALAIYRRLCTRYREDQLFLLESLSGPDKDRNRSAIGFEPMLTLSVTDHVMTIDPLGNAQLTGILETFGRIEQGMVDHPVPDIKEVFAVLRRLESSFAISGDHEGPFGMGWFGYFGYDTIFMIEDLEEHIPRDAALPVISLTLYRGIITLDLKAGGHCATLIHVEEDTAECGIPGGGENLRECGSSAQPGPQIQNMATESGETRHGSALLGDLLELLQSDATPGQTSESDAIRTGIQGGIGPDYPYVAHDTIDRDRFYQWFAKGKEHIAQGDVYQLQLGHEIEVDSRIPPFQVYQRLRLQDPSPYMYYFVTPQGVHVIGASPELFIGLTPGGDITLRPIAGTVGNPGDEEARQSAIRQLTGDPKERAEHLMLVDLGRNDVARCCTPESLEVDRLMTTEVYSHVIHMVSDVIGRIRPGLDKYDVFSAAFPAGTMTGTPKVRAVEIIEETEVSSRGVYAGAVGFLGFDGLVLNALCIRTASYHSGSYHLRASAGIVEDSQPESEWQETMKKMSSAYLAITGKELAHESLAG
- a CDS encoding FecCD family ABC transporter permease; its protein translation is MTKLQRIRRAHAIRSLTVTVLLVILLVALALADLALGHRAYSMSDLLGVVWGQSDEGTRFVILQLRMPRTLIGCVAGIAFGMAGIGFQHLLRNMMASPDIIGITAGANTAAIFGIVVLGLSGMPLACLAVMGGLLTALLVMALAWRGSFDPTRLILIGIGVAAGFNALGSWLMIRSDQWNIQAATRWLTGSLADAQWTDLPILATTTLLGATLLLALDRNVSTLQLGPEMAAGLGVRVSRVQFQVIIVGVLLLAVATATTGPISFVSFLSGPIATVLVGQGSSALIQSGLVGGCLVLGSDIVAQHLPSAQVPVGIITSIVGGPVLIAIMVLMTRRQEL
- a CDS encoding ABC transporter ATP-binding protein; amino-acid sequence: MTSPPSVDSWSSAHRLSASHLRLTYGGHTVIEDLSLDIPPHTMGSIIGPNGCGKSTFLKALARILKPASGTVMLDGEPITSMPTRKVATILGLLPQNPSAPAGITIADLVARGRYPHHRFVERWTTKDEKAVERALSLTGLTNIAGCPIDRLSGGQRQRAWIALTLAQETDILLLDEPTTYLDIAYQLEVLDLLGTLNRQEGVTVVMVLHDLNMAARYSDWILAIKDGRMAALGAPDEVMTENLVREVFDIASTVAKDESTGAPMMTPAPLHSLEAHSGGARNVHVHWDDSAGRHQTIR
- a CDS encoding anthranilate synthase component II produces the protein MKVLLVDAFDSFVYVVKNYVDLLGVDTTIVRVNRLTQVDPLVFDAVILGPGPGRPEECGYLGLLDQVAGWKPVFGICLGMQAIAVHAGARVVRASSRQHGKVSGIRNDGKGCFKGLPDTFDVTRYHSLVVDETSVSQVADLEISARSLLDGYVMGLRRDRLLMEGVQFHPESIGSQYGHQVIANFFREYCGSSDGD